Proteins encoded by one window of Swingsia samuiensis:
- the xth gene encoding exodeoxyribonuclease III encodes MRIITWNINSLRLRLPLLRKLVEEETPDIICLQETKVHDDLFPQHALDDLGLPHYLYKGMKSYNGVAIFSRYPLELVDHFPEWCGKKDCRHLAVSIGTPDAPILLHNFYVPAGGDIPDPTENEKFAHKLNFLKETTNWFQKTPPTRSILVGDLNIAPLENDVWSHKQLLKIVSHTPVETESLNEWINTGFIDAMRQIIPASEKLYTWWSYRNKDWKKSNRGRRLDHIWISPDLKEKVQNITVLSHARDWETPSDHVPVMMDINPS; translated from the coding sequence ATGCGCATCATAACATGGAACATTAATTCTCTCCGTCTAAGGCTTCCTTTACTCAGAAAGCTTGTCGAAGAAGAAACGCCAGATATTATCTGCCTTCAAGAAACAAAGGTACATGACGACCTTTTTCCTCAACACGCCTTAGATGACCTAGGACTTCCTCACTACCTTTATAAAGGAATGAAAAGTTATAACGGCGTCGCTATATTCTCACGCTACCCTTTAGAATTAGTGGATCACTTCCCTGAATGGTGCGGGAAAAAAGATTGCCGCCACCTTGCTGTCTCTATCGGCACTCCAGACGCACCTATTCTATTACATAATTTTTACGTTCCTGCCGGCGGTGATATTCCAGATCCTACAGAAAATGAAAAATTCGCTCATAAATTAAATTTTTTAAAAGAAACGACCAACTGGTTTCAAAAAACACCTCCTACTCGGAGTATCTTAGTAGGGGATTTAAATATTGCACCTCTAGAAAATGACGTATGGAGCCATAAACAACTTTTAAAAATAGTTAGCCACACCCCCGTAGAGACAGAAAGCCTTAACGAATGGATAAATACTGGCTTTATTGATGCAATGCGGCAAATTATTCCGGCAAGTGAAAAACTCTATACTTGGTGGTCTTATCGTAATAAAGATTGGAAAAAATCCAATCGTGGCCGTCGCCTTGACCACATCTGGATCTCACCAGATTTAAAAGAAAAAGTTCAAAATATCACTGTCTTAAGTCACGCCCGTGACTGGGAAACCCCGTCAGACCACGTGCCGGTTATGATGGACATAAATCCATCATAA
- a CDS encoding RsmB/NOP family class I SAM-dependent RNA methyltransferase, with protein MTPSARLSGAIDLLCAIQNAPRRPADATANTFFRERRYIGGGDRRTISNLVWDVLRGWRRLHWHLQNTKGDISPRILCAASMVLSGNSMEHVRQLFSGERYAQSPLTSREDIALKTLEGKELSQQKQPIAVRLEYPDWIESLLKETFGSKMPDEMEAMLGLPTLDLRANLLKVTREEALNALKRESLHATATQLSPWGIRLEGRQPVTAAQAFKDGLVEIQDEGSQLVVAAADAHPDQRIVDYCAGAGGKTLALAMAMNNKGHIVACDVHEKRLEGAVKRLRRAGVHNVERHLITVGDKWVKRRAKSFDRVLVDAPCSGTGTWRRNPDARLRLTPQDIEELVQKQAEILDRAASLVKPGGRMIYATCSLLTRENDEQISAFLKRNDNFVLLPADEMPELLPKILREKSSFSLTPLRNGTDGFFACVLKRKE; from the coding sequence ATGACCCCTTCAGCCCGCCTTTCTGGTGCTATTGATCTGCTTTGTGCGATTCAGAATGCACCCCGCCGCCCAGCCGATGCTACTGCGAATACATTCTTCCGCGAACGTCGTTATATAGGCGGTGGAGATCGGCGGACTATTTCAAATCTTGTTTGGGATGTTTTAAGAGGGTGGCGCCGTTTACATTGGCATTTACAAAATACGAAAGGTGATATTTCACCACGGATTTTGTGTGCGGCTTCCATGGTTCTTTCAGGTAATTCTATGGAGCATGTGCGCCAGCTTTTTTCTGGTGAACGATATGCTCAATCGCCTCTAACGTCGCGTGAAGATATTGCGCTTAAAACACTTGAGGGCAAAGAGCTCTCTCAGCAAAAGCAACCAATTGCCGTTCGGTTAGAATATCCAGATTGGATAGAGAGTTTGCTTAAAGAAACATTTGGTTCAAAAATGCCAGATGAGATGGAAGCTATGCTTGGCCTTCCAACGTTGGATTTAAGAGCGAATTTATTAAAAGTAACTCGGGAAGAGGCCCTGAATGCGTTAAAGCGTGAATCATTACATGCTACTGCAACACAGCTTTCCCCTTGGGGTATTCGGCTTGAAGGGCGCCAACCGGTTACAGCCGCCCAAGCTTTTAAAGATGGTTTAGTTGAAATTCAGGATGAAGGGTCACAATTGGTAGTTGCTGCTGCCGATGCACACCCTGATCAGAGGATTGTTGACTATTGTGCTGGAGCAGGAGGGAAGACGCTTGCTTTAGCTATGGCTATGAACAACAAGGGCCATATCGTTGCGTGTGATGTGCATGAAAAACGTCTTGAAGGGGCTGTTAAGCGGCTTAGGCGTGCAGGGGTGCATAATGTAGAGCGCCACCTCATAACGGTAGGAGATAAATGGGTTAAACGTCGTGCAAAAAGCTTTGACCGGGTTTTGGTTGATGCTCCTTGCTCAGGCACGGGAACATGGCGCCGAAACCCAGATGCAAGGCTGCGCTTAACCCCGCAGGATATAGAAGAGTTAGTTCAAAAACAGGCTGAAATTTTAGACAGGGCTGCTTCATTAGTAAAACCCGGTGGACGCATGATTTATGCAACTTGTTCTTTATTGACGCGTGAGAATGATGAACAAATCTCTGCTTTTTTAAAGCGTAATGATAATTTTGTATTACTTCCCGCAGATGAAATGCCAGAATTGCTTCCTAAAATACTTCGAGAAAAGTCCTCTTTTTCTTTGACACCTTTACGCAATGGAACAGATGGCTTTTTTGCATGTGTTTTAAAGAGAAAAGAATAA
- a CDS encoding L,D-transpeptidase family protein, producing MKKAILKIEDSQAFLYFNQQKFTALIGKNGLNQDKTEGDYTTPVGILPLQKIFYRADRLNKPITPLNIPIQPISLKDGWCDDPTHIHYNQHVNLPHEGSHEQLWREDHTYDICIVLGWNDAPPIPGRGSAIFLHLPPASGFTEGCIALNEKDLRQCLSEGLDTIEVEAN from the coding sequence GTGAAGAAAGCTATTTTGAAAATCGAAGATTCTCAGGCTTTTTTATACTTCAATCAACAAAAGTTTACCGCTCTCATTGGAAAAAACGGCTTAAATCAAGACAAAACGGAAGGTGATTATACAACGCCTGTGGGTATACTTCCGTTGCAAAAAATTTTTTATCGAGCCGATCGTCTTAATAAACCTATCACACCTTTAAACATTCCTATTCAACCGATCAGCCTTAAAGATGGCTGGTGCGATGATCCAACACACATTCACTATAATCAGCATGTCAATCTCCCTCATGAAGGTTCCCATGAACAGTTATGGAGAGAGGATCACACTTATGATATTTGCATTGTTCTGGGTTGGAATGATGCTCCACCCATTCCTGGTCGAGGCTCAGCTATTTTTCTGCACCTCCCGCCCGCGAGTGGATTTACGGAAGGATGCATAGCCTTAAACGAAAAAGACCTTCGCCAATGTTTAAGCGAAGGCCTTGATACGATCGAAGTAGAAGCTAACTAA
- a CDS encoding dipeptidase — translation MIDLHDTLLTFDTHIDIPWPDQNDAWTENTSRKFDTLKAHKGGLKAVCLAAYIPQGSRDENGHEEAWQRVQAMLDVITRLNGKKADIQAKVCHGSKDIKKAVEAGSIAIVPAIENGYALGDKPERIEFLAQKYGVRYMTLTHNGHNLLADAAIARSDLNDASTLHGGLSALGKKTIQIMNKHGVLVDVSHAAKSTMMQASEISEVPIFASHSCVRTLCDHPRNLDDEQLDRLKETGGLIQITAMSPFLRKGGGATTTDLAQHVAYVADRIGVEHVGVSSDFDGGGGIEGWQSALETPNVTLALEKIGFNKDDISKIWGGNMLKLLNKSEEMKV, via the coding sequence ATGATTGATTTACATGACACACTCCTAACGTTCGATACTCATATTGATATTCCTTGGCCGGATCAAAATGATGCGTGGACTGAAAATACATCCCGTAAGTTTGATACCCTTAAAGCTCACAAAGGTGGACTGAAAGCTGTTTGTTTAGCCGCTTACATTCCTCAAGGCAGTAGGGATGAGAATGGGCATGAAGAAGCATGGCAGAGGGTTCAGGCCATGTTGGATGTCATAACTCGTTTAAATGGGAAAAAGGCTGATATCCAAGCTAAGGTATGCCACGGGTCCAAAGATATTAAGAAGGCTGTAGAGGCTGGGTCTATTGCTATAGTTCCGGCAATAGAAAATGGATATGCCCTCGGAGATAAGCCTGAACGTATCGAATTTTTAGCTCAAAAATATGGAGTTCGATATATGACACTTACTCATAATGGGCATAACCTTCTAGCAGATGCGGCTATTGCACGGTCTGATTTAAATGATGCGTCAACCTTACATGGGGGGCTGTCTGCGTTAGGAAAAAAAACGATCCAGATAATGAATAAACATGGCGTACTTGTTGATGTATCGCATGCGGCTAAATCAACAATGATGCAGGCTTCTGAGATTTCTGAAGTCCCTATATTCGCTAGTCATTCATGTGTGCGAACATTATGCGACCATCCCCGTAATTTAGATGACGAGCAGCTGGATCGACTGAAAGAAACAGGGGGGTTAATACAGATTACAGCTATGAGTCCTTTTTTACGAAAAGGTGGTGGTGCGACAACAACAGATCTTGCCCAACATGTGGCTTATGTTGCAGATCGCATTGGGGTTGAACATGTTGGGGTCTCATCTGATTTTGATGGTGGAGGAGGAATAGAGGGCTGGCAAAGTGCTTTGGAGACACCCAATGTCACGCTCGCTTTAGAAAAAATTGGTTTTAATAAGGATGACATTTCTAAAATATGGGGTGGGAATATGTTAAAGTTACTTAATAAATCAGAAGAAATGAAAGTCTAA
- a CDS encoding cation:proton antiporter — MPYDIFIGVAATFGAGTLAQWVAWRFRLPAIVLLFTIGLLLGPGFGVLHPSETMGWVFRPLVSLLVAIVVFEGGMALDIRHLKEAGEGVARLTMVALPINWVLGAVAAHYVGHFEWGSSLLFGAIIVVTGPTVILPLLRSAKLKPRVASFLRWEAIVNDPLGAILAAVVLQLMLLHVDLNTGVFFTHTLPDLLAATIESVAAGILPAYLIRYLFIRDMMPELLKTPALITLALLIFSACNMEMEGAGLIAVTIFGMALTNLHIPGLSEIRRIKESMVMLVVSVLFILLTADLHREVLEHLSISIFVLTLVVLFVVRPLGIFLSTLGTSMPWKERVFVGWIAPRGIVAAAVAGAAGIRLKEAGYHSADLIMPAVFAVIAVTMILHGFSLRPFARALKLTLSNNPAIAIVGANNWSIDFAGCLSREKIPVLLVDNRSNALNIAHKRHIPIFRTELLSQHGQEALEERPVDYLIATTADGIYNGMVCGHLAPSMGRERVFQISPGVARLDFYHGLSRDARGKVLGEPAWNYTLFENLYAQGWRFLSRVVTEEDIETFGADEERLDILISRKTSILIRSAEDPTKITPNVGDVMVSMAPLVIKNTGVTA; from the coding sequence ATGCCGTATGATATTTTTATAGGAGTTGCGGCAACATTTGGTGCAGGAACACTCGCTCAATGGGTGGCATGGCGCTTTCGTCTTCCTGCAATTGTTTTGCTGTTTACGATTGGCTTATTATTAGGGCCTGGCTTTGGTGTTTTACATCCCTCAGAAACAATGGGGTGGGTTTTTAGACCATTAGTCTCCTTATTAGTGGCTATTGTTGTTTTTGAAGGGGGGATGGCGTTAGATATTCGCCATTTAAAGGAAGCGGGCGAGGGCGTTGCTCGTTTAACTATGGTTGCGCTTCCAATCAACTGGGTATTAGGGGCTGTTGCAGCGCATTATGTTGGTCATTTTGAGTGGGGCTCTTCTTTATTATTTGGTGCAATTATTGTTGTTACAGGGCCAACCGTTATTTTGCCGCTGTTAAGAAGTGCAAAATTAAAGCCTAGGGTTGCCTCTTTTTTACGGTGGGAAGCTATTGTTAATGACCCATTGGGAGCTATTTTAGCCGCGGTTGTTTTACAACTGATGCTGTTGCATGTTGATTTAAATACGGGTGTTTTCTTTACGCACACATTGCCAGATCTTTTGGCTGCAACCATAGAGTCTGTTGCAGCAGGAATTTTACCTGCTTATCTGATACGCTATTTGTTTATTAGAGATATGATGCCTGAGTTATTGAAAACTCCGGCGCTTATTACACTAGCCCTTTTGATTTTTTCTGCGTGTAATATGGAAATGGAAGGGGCAGGATTAATTGCCGTTACAATATTTGGAATGGCCTTAACTAATCTGCACATCCCTGGTCTTTCTGAAATACGACGTATTAAAGAATCTATGGTGATGCTTGTTGTATCCGTTTTGTTTATTTTGTTAACGGCTGACCTGCATCGTGAAGTATTAGAACATCTTTCTATATCTATTTTCGTACTAACATTAGTTGTGTTGTTTGTTGTTCGCCCGTTAGGGATATTTCTATCTACCCTTGGGACCAGTATGCCATGGAAAGAGCGTGTTTTTGTTGGCTGGATTGCTCCTAGAGGAATAGTCGCAGCGGCTGTAGCGGGCGCGGCAGGTATAAGATTAAAAGAAGCAGGCTACCACTCAGCTGATCTTATTATGCCTGCTGTTTTTGCTGTTATTGCCGTTACAATGATTTTGCATGGGTTTTCGTTGAGGCCTTTTGCTCGAGCTCTTAAGCTCACACTTTCCAATAACCCGGCGATTGCGATTGTGGGGGCTAATAACTGGTCTATTGATTTTGCTGGGTGCTTATCACGCGAGAAAATTCCGGTCTTGCTCGTTGATAATCGTTCAAATGCTCTTAATATAGCTCACAAACGGCATATCCCTATCTTCCGAACAGAGCTTTTATCGCAACATGGGCAAGAAGCGTTGGAAGAACGGCCGGTAGACTATCTTATTGCGACGACAGCAGATGGAATTTACAATGGCATGGTTTGTGGCCATCTAGCACCTTCAATGGGGCGGGAGCGTGTGTTTCAAATTAGTCCAGGGGTGGCGCGTTTAGATTTTTATCATGGATTATCAAGGGATGCTCGCGGGAAGGTTCTCGGAGAACCTGCGTGGAATTACACCTTGTTTGAAAATTTGTATGCGCAAGGGTGGAGATTTTTATCCCGGGTCGTTACGGAAGAAGATATTGAGACTTTTGGAGCAGATGAAGAAAGGTTGGATATTCTTATCAGTCGGAAAACCTCAATTCTCATTCGCTCGGCCGAAGACCCAACTAAAATCACTCCGAATGTCGGAGATGTGATGGTCTCAATGGCACCTCTAGTGATCAAGAACACAGGAGTAACAGCTTAG
- a CDS encoding response regulator transcription factor, translating to MAGTRPILVVDDDDTLRSLLAEQLRHGGELEAVEASSVASARELVNRPGARYDAMLLDVTLPDGDGRDFCSELRKAGVRMPIIILTGSDDESDVVRGLDAGANDYVAKPFRIGELLARLRAQLRIFENSEDAVFDVGPYVFRPSSKLLVEKAKNRRIRLTEKEAAILKFLYRAGHRPVARQVLLNEVWGYNAAVTTHTLETHIYRLRQKIEPDPNKTSLLITEGGGYRLEAETHHAVSAPAFMPA from the coding sequence ATGGCAGGAACCCGCCCCATCCTCGTAGTTGATGATGATGACACATTGAGATCACTCCTTGCTGAGCAACTTCGCCACGGCGGAGAGCTTGAAGCGGTTGAGGCTTCTTCTGTAGCTTCAGCGCGTGAGCTTGTGAATCGGCCAGGAGCACGTTACGACGCAATGCTTTTAGACGTTACGTTACCAGATGGTGATGGACGTGATTTTTGCTCCGAATTAAGAAAAGCTGGTGTACGGATGCCAATCATTATTCTGACAGGATCAGATGATGAAAGTGATGTCGTACGTGGATTAGATGCTGGTGCAAATGATTATGTAGCGAAGCCATTTCGGATTGGCGAATTGCTTGCACGACTTAGAGCCCAGCTTAGAATATTTGAAAATAGTGAAGACGCTGTTTTTGATGTTGGTCCGTATGTATTTCGTCCATCGTCAAAACTATTGGTTGAAAAAGCGAAGAATCGTCGTATCCGCTTAACTGAAAAAGAAGCTGCAATCTTAAAGTTTCTGTATCGTGCAGGGCATAGGCCTGTAGCGCGGCAAGTGCTGTTAAATGAGGTATGGGGTTACAACGCTGCTGTCACCACACATACTCTTGAGACACATATTTACCGTTTGCGTCAGAAGATTGAGCCTGATCCCAATAAAACGTCTTTGCTAATAACAGAAGGCGGGGGATATCGGTTAGAAGCAGAAACACATCATGCTGTTTCTGCTCCTGCCTTTATGCCGGCTTAA